From a region of the Acidobacteriota bacterium genome:
- a CDS encoding alkaline phosphatase D family protein: MRRISRRSFLATSSLALGALPAVRPVSLFAQLGRGVFRHGVASGDPLADRVIVWTRVTPTAPAGSMSVRWQVARDPRFTQIVSRGDTTTGAERDFTVKIDASGLQPGNTYYYRFESLGARSAIGRTRTLPREGVARLRLGVVSCSNLPQGYFNAYACLAKRADLDAVLHLGDYIYEYANARYGDGTALGRIPAPNREIVALQDYRERHAQYKADPDSQEIHRQHPFIVVWDDHEFTNNAWSGGAENHDPDEGEGEWGPRRAAAQQAYYEWMPIREDAQTRQSRIYRAFRFGDLATLMMLDTRVVGRDEQVRREDTATIESAARQLLGAEQEGWLAEQVVASVRNKTHWNLLGQQVMFAPQTASGAVAGNPDSWDGYRASRSRVFDMIERARAGNFAVLTGDVHSSWAYDLPRDPFAGYDKSSGKGSLGVEFAGTSVSSPSSIGAGPGGEQQLAGFRKARPHLHYVDGRYRGYFVLDLTRERLQADFYRVATILDRTTEEKFERGFVTASGANHLVPAATAALSATAPDPAP; this comes from the coding sequence ATGCGACGCATCTCCCGCCGGAGCTTCCTTGCCACCAGCAGTCTGGCACTTGGCGCCTTGCCCGCGGTCAGGCCGGTGTCCTTGTTCGCCCAGCTGGGCCGTGGCGTGTTTCGCCACGGCGTGGCGAGCGGCGATCCGCTGGCCGATCGCGTCATCGTGTGGACCCGGGTGACACCGACGGCGCCGGCTGGTTCGATGAGCGTCAGGTGGCAGGTAGCCCGTGACCCCAGGTTCACGCAGATCGTGTCGCGCGGAGACACCACGACCGGCGCCGAGCGCGACTTTACGGTGAAGATCGATGCCTCCGGGCTGCAGCCGGGCAATACGTACTACTACCGCTTTGAGTCCCTGGGCGCCCGATCGGCGATTGGCCGCACGCGCACGTTGCCCCGCGAGGGCGTCGCCCGCCTCCGGCTGGGCGTGGTGTCGTGCTCGAACCTGCCGCAGGGGTATTTCAACGCCTACGCCTGCCTTGCGAAGCGTGCCGACCTCGACGCGGTGCTGCACCTGGGCGACTACATCTACGAGTACGCCAACGCGCGCTACGGCGACGGCACGGCGCTCGGCCGCATTCCGGCGCCGAATAGGGAAATAGTCGCGCTCCAGGACTACCGCGAGCGCCACGCCCAGTACAAGGCCGATCCCGACTCGCAGGAGATCCACCGCCAGCATCCCTTCATCGTCGTGTGGGATGACCACGAGTTCACGAACAACGCGTGGTCGGGCGGCGCCGAGAATCACGATCCGGATGAAGGCGAGGGCGAGTGGGGCCCGCGCCGCGCCGCGGCGCAGCAGGCGTACTACGAGTGGATGCCGATTCGCGAAGACGCGCAGACCAGGCAGTCGCGGATTTATCGCGCGTTTCGGTTCGGCGATCTCGCGACGCTGATGATGCTCGACACGCGGGTCGTCGGCCGCGACGAGCAGGTGCGGCGCGAAGACACGGCCACCATCGAGTCGGCGGCGCGGCAGCTGCTCGGCGCCGAACAGGAAGGCTGGCTGGCTGAACAGGTGGTGGCGTCGGTGCGCAACAAAACGCACTGGAACCTGCTGGGCCAGCAGGTGATGTTCGCGCCCCAAACCGCCAGCGGGGCCGTGGCGGGGAACCCCGACTCGTGGGACGGATACCGCGCCTCGCGCTCGCGCGTGTTCGACATGATCGAACGCGCCCGGGCCGGCAATTTCGCGGTGCTGACGGGCGACGTCCACAGCTCGTGGGCCTACGACCTGCCGCGCGACCCGTTCGCGGGCTACGACAAGTCGTCTGGTAAGGGATCGCTCGGCGTGGAGTTTGCCGGCACTTCGGTGAGCTCCCCAAGCAGCATCGGGGCGGGACCCGGTGGGGAGCAGCAACTCGCCGGCTTCCGCAAGGCGCGCCCCCATTTGCACTACGTGGATGGGCGCTATCGCGGCTATTTCGTGCTGGACCTCACCCGCGAGCGCCTGCAGGCCGATTTCTACCGTGTTGCAACCATTCTCGACCGCACCACCGAGGAGAAGTTCGAGCGGGGCTTCGTGACCGCGTCGGGCGCCAACCACCTGGTGCCGGCCGCCACCGCGGCCCTATCGGCCACGGCACCGGATCCAGCCCCGTAG